In Exiguobacterium sibiricum 7-3, a genomic segment contains:
- a CDS encoding sugar ABC transporter permease, whose amino-acid sequence MRKQNRINMALSYLILTIASIIIVYPLLWVVGTSLNPGKSITSDIFPSNPTLIHYFDLFDATQTDYGMWYLNTIKIAVITMVVSVALITLTGYIFSRYRFVGRKNSLILFLVLQMVPQFVAIIAIYVLLNMLQLFDTHLALILLYAGGAIPMNTYLAKGYFDTIPKELDEAARMDGAGHLRIFWQIILPLAKPMVAVIALFNFMAPFNDFILASLVLRSPEKQTLAVGLYNMVSEQFDNNFTLFAAGAVLSAVPIVLLFFAFQRFFVSGLTAGGTKG is encoded by the coding sequence ATGAGAAAACAAAACCGAATCAATATGGCGTTGTCATACCTCATTTTGACGATCGCCTCGATAATTATCGTGTATCCACTCTTATGGGTTGTCGGCACATCGCTTAACCCGGGGAAAAGCATCACTTCGGATATCTTCCCAAGCAATCCGACATTAATCCATTACTTTGATTTATTTGATGCAACACAAACGGATTATGGCATGTGGTATTTGAACACCATCAAAATCGCTGTCATTACAATGGTCGTCTCAGTCGCATTGATTACGTTGACAGGTTATATCTTTTCACGTTACCGGTTCGTCGGACGTAAAAATTCATTGATCCTGTTCCTCGTACTGCAGATGGTTCCGCAATTTGTTGCAATCATCGCGATTTACGTTCTGTTGAACATGTTGCAATTGTTTGATACGCATTTGGCATTGATTCTCCTGTATGCAGGGGGAGCGATTCCGATGAACACGTATCTTGCGAAAGGATATTTTGATACAATACCAAAAGAACTGGATGAAGCGGCACGGATGGATGGAGCAGGACATCTTCGGATTTTCTGGCAGATCATTCTTCCACTTGCAAAACCAATGGTTGCTGTTATTGCTTTGTTCAACTTCATGGCACCGTTCAACGACTTTATCCTGGCGTCACTTGTTCTCCGTTCACCGGAGAAACAGACACTTGCTGTTGGACTGTACAACATGGTTTCGGAGCAATTCGATAACAACTTCACATTGTTTGCGGCAGGTGCCGTATTATCAGCAGTACCAATCGTTCTTCTGTTCTTCGCCTTCCAGCGTTTCTTCGTATCTGGATTGACGGCAGGTGGAACGAAAGGTTAA
- a CDS encoding glycoside hydrolase family 13 protein: MLKEAVFHRAMSPFVYKYDDKTIHVRLQTKKNDVDHVDLIWGDPYDWHTENPDDADWNFDPSKSNYWNTFETPMKRSGSDELFDYWFIDVVPPFRRLRYGFRLHDGHSSQVFTERGWFDEKPLDDTGYYFCVPYLNKVDVFHAPDWVKDTVWYQIFPDRFANGDSSNDPAGTLPWNSTAPTTTNLFGGDFQGVIDQIDYLVDLGITGIYFCPIFEAKSNHKYDTIDYLEIDPQFGTKEKFKEMVDLLHENGIRIMLDAVFNHAGFHHKAFADIREHGSNSSYRDWFHLRNFPLVTEPMPNYDTFAFVPEMPKFNTENPEVKAYLLHVARYWVEEFGIDGWRLDVANEVDHAFWRDFRSVVKEVNPETYILGEIWHDSQEWLLGDQFDAVMNYPFTNAALNFFALDKTSASAYANDMSHVLFSNTVNVNEVTFNLIGSHDTPRALTRAGNDKNKMRLLLLSMLTFSGSPVIYYGDEIGLDGDQDPGCRKCMPWNPEEQDLNLLMYTKHLLQLRKQHKTLANHGHISFVHADDETNTIIMRRMSQDGTYYVYFNNSNHQTTIPAPQSGQGMDLFSNTPLSSLEVTLAPYTGTIIQVI, encoded by the coding sequence ATGCTGAAAGAAGCTGTTTTCCACCGCGCGATGTCACCGTTCGTCTATAAGTATGATGACAAAACGATTCATGTTCGATTGCAGACGAAAAAAAATGATGTGGATCACGTCGATCTTATTTGGGGAGATCCGTATGATTGGCATACTGAAAACCCGGATGATGCCGATTGGAATTTTGATCCGTCCAAATCAAACTATTGGAATACTTTCGAAACTCCTATGAAACGGAGCGGGTCAGATGAGTTGTTCGATTATTGGTTCATTGATGTCGTGCCTCCTTTTCGCCGTCTGCGCTACGGATTCCGGCTCCATGATGGACATTCGAGCCAAGTGTTTACCGAACGTGGTTGGTTTGATGAAAAACCGTTAGATGATACCGGATATTACTTCTGTGTACCTTATTTAAACAAAGTTGATGTCTTCCATGCTCCGGACTGGGTCAAGGATACGGTTTGGTATCAAATATTCCCCGACCGCTTTGCCAATGGAGATTCAAGCAATGATCCTGCCGGTACTCTTCCTTGGAACAGTACTGCACCTACAACGACAAATCTGTTCGGTGGCGATTTCCAGGGGGTCATTGATCAAATCGATTACTTAGTTGATCTTGGAATCACCGGTATCTATTTCTGCCCGATTTTTGAAGCCAAGTCCAATCATAAATATGACACGATTGATTATCTAGAAATCGATCCCCAGTTCGGAACAAAAGAAAAGTTCAAGGAAATGGTTGATTTACTGCACGAAAACGGTATTCGGATCATGCTCGATGCCGTTTTTAACCATGCCGGTTTCCATCATAAAGCATTTGCCGACATTCGGGAACACGGTAGCAATTCTTCTTACCGGGACTGGTTCCACCTCCGGAACTTCCCGCTCGTAACCGAGCCGATGCCAAACTATGATACGTTTGCATTTGTTCCGGAAATGCCGAAGTTCAATACGGAAAACCCGGAAGTGAAAGCATACTTACTCCATGTCGCCCGTTACTGGGTCGAAGAATTCGGAATCGACGGCTGGCGTCTTGATGTTGCCAACGAAGTCGATCATGCCTTCTGGCGTGATTTCCGTTCTGTCGTTAAAGAAGTGAATCCGGAGACGTATATTCTCGGAGAAATTTGGCATGACTCACAGGAGTGGTTGCTCGGTGATCAATTTGATGCCGTCATGAACTATCCGTTCACGAATGCTGCGCTCAATTTCTTTGCACTCGATAAAACATCCGCTTCTGCCTATGCCAACGACATGTCGCATGTCCTATTTTCGAACACGGTCAATGTCAACGAAGTGACGTTTAACTTGATTGGTTCACATGATACGCCACGTGCCTTGACGCGTGCCGGAAACGATAAAAATAAGATGCGCCTGCTGCTGTTATCCATGCTGACATTCTCCGGAAGCCCGGTCATCTATTATGGAGATGAAATCGGACTAGATGGTGATCAAGATCCAGGTTGCCGGAAATGCATGCCGTGGAATCCGGAAGAGCAGGATTTGAACCTACTGATGTACACGAAACATTTACTTCAGTTGCGAAAGCAGCATAAGACACTTGCCAATCACGGGCATATCTCATTCGTCCATGCCGACGATGAAACGAATACCATCATCATGCGCCGTATGAGTCAAGACGGGACATATTACGTCTACTTTAATAACTCCAATCATCAAACTACGATTCCAGCTCCTCAATCTGGTCAAGGAATGGATCTCTTTTCAAACACGCCGCTTTCTTCATTAGAGGTGACGCTCGCTCCATATACCGGAACAATCATTCAAGTAATTTGA
- a CDS encoding carbohydrate ABC transporter permease: MAAIATPQPTKTPKPKTNHRTIAAAISIVPGMGQLYNKQFLKGATFFIVVLSYFLVNFELFFKGAGNGPGDRGAIWGLITLGEVAGVRGDHSIFLMVEGIIALILLVFGIAIYVWNFIDAYRIGKLRDLELEVPSLKMQLRNFRDNGFPYAMLIPSLVLLVFTVVLPLIFTFLIAFTNYKFNNSPPAKLVDWIGIQNFLNIFTVDIFRDTFVSVLGWTLVWTVASTTGVIAIGIGLAVLLNQKGLKGKRFFRSILILSWAVPAFITILIFRSMFNETFGVFNTTLLPAIGLDSGVEWMTDPTYTKLALIGIQWWLGFPYIMTLTTGILQSIPEDLYEAATIDGATSGEKFRLITLPMILFATAPILITQYTFNFNNFNIIYLFNNGGPAVPGQSAGGTDILISWIYKLSLGSNPQYGFAAAITLVLSFFIMTIAVIQFKRSKSFKDEDMI; encoded by the coding sequence ATGGCGGCCATTGCGACACCACAACCCACGAAAACACCAAAGCCAAAAACGAATCACCGGACGATTGCAGCAGCGATATCGATCGTTCCAGGAATGGGACAACTGTACAACAAACAATTTTTAAAGGGTGCGACATTCTTTATCGTCGTTCTGTCATATTTTTTAGTTAACTTCGAACTGTTTTTTAAAGGTGCTGGGAACGGTCCTGGAGATCGCGGAGCGATCTGGGGATTGATTACACTCGGTGAGGTAGCAGGCGTAAGGGGGGATCACTCGATCTTCTTGATGGTCGAGGGAATCATTGCATTGATTCTGCTTGTGTTTGGTATCGCCATTTACGTCTGGAACTTTATCGATGCGTATCGAATCGGTAAGCTCCGTGATTTGGAATTAGAAGTACCTTCTTTGAAAATGCAGCTGCGGAACTTCCGAGACAATGGATTCCCGTATGCCATGCTGATTCCATCGTTGGTTCTCCTAGTCTTCACGGTCGTCTTACCCTTGATTTTCACGTTTTTGATTGCCTTTACAAACTATAAGTTCAACAACTCACCGCCTGCAAAGCTTGTCGACTGGATCGGGATTCAAAACTTCCTGAACATCTTTACGGTCGATATCTTCCGTGACACGTTCGTCAGTGTCTTAGGATGGACGCTCGTCTGGACTGTTGCTTCGACAACTGGTGTCATTGCGATTGGGATTGGTCTTGCCGTCTTGTTAAATCAAAAAGGACTAAAAGGAAAACGTTTCTTCCGTTCGATTTTAATCCTATCGTGGGCTGTACCGGCATTTATCACGATTTTGATTTTCCGTTCGATGTTCAATGAGACATTTGGTGTCTTTAATACGACATTGCTTCCTGCCATCGGCCTTGATAGCGGTGTCGAGTGGATGACAGATCCGACGTATACGAAGCTTGCTTTGATCGGAATTCAGTGGTGGCTCGGTTTCCCTTACATCATGACATTGACGACGGGGATTCTGCAGTCGATTCCAGAAGATTTATACGAAGCGGCAACGATTGACGGTGCGACTTCAGGTGAAAAATTCCGCCTGATCACATTACCGATGATCTTATTTGCGACAGCTCCAATCTTGATTACGCAATATACATTTAACTTCAACAACTTCAACATCATCTATCTCTTTAACAACGGGGGACCGGCTGTTCCGGGTCAGTCGGCCGGCGGAACGGATATCTTGATCTCCTGGATTTACAAACTCTCGCTTGGTTCGAATCCGCAATACGGATTTGCCGCGGCGATTACACTCGTGCTTTCGTTCTTCATCATGACGATTGCAGTCATTCAGTTTAAACGTTCAAAATCATTCAAAGATGAGGATATGATCTAA
- a CDS encoding glycoside hydrolase family 65 protein, with amino-acid sequence MKRLFDINEWKITEQGFHPEDNRLAESMTAIGNGHMGMRGNFEEDYSGDTHQGMYVAGVYYPDKTRVGWWKNGYPEYFAKVLNAVNIMGLRVSVNGKNVDLNEWEVVDFKRELDMQHGVLTRTMLIKNGVEETKIESKRFFSIVDKELAALRYTVTPVNFDAEVVIESYLDADVENEDSNYDEKFWLPVEHGAEERFAYVTSKTKKLDWHVTAAMITDVEGARCEVLESTLQYVANRFTKQVPAGEAVTVEKLVALVTNRDYEIEDLLAQAMKRVNDAFESGFDTVLAAHEAAWLKHWEEADVKIEGDVEAQQGIRFNIFHMFQTYTGEDSRLNIGPKGFTGEKYGGATYWDTEAYCLNFYLATSKPDVAWNLLKYRHNQLPQAKENADKNVGMKGALYPMVTMNGEECHNEWEITHEEIHRNGAIAHAIYNYTNYTGDTSYLGQYGFEVLVEIARYWASRVNYVPHKDVYMILGVTGPNEYENNVNNNWYTNLMAAWCLEYAQTVYRHLEQEEPARLEELIHQLAITDEELAHWADIDQKMYYPKDDSVPDVFMQQDGFMDKEQIMVADLDPKHLPLNQNWSWDRVLRSVFIKQADVLQGLYFLTDRFSIEEKKKNFDFYEPRTVHESSLSPCIYSIIAAEVGYEEKAMELYQRSARLDLDNYNNDTEDGLHITSMVGSWMSIVHGFAGLRVEQGTLSFKPMLPKGWTSYSFRMQWRGHHILVQVKQNEVCIEQNAGEAFTLQLHGETVEVPSEGTVTIPASMTV; translated from the coding sequence ATGAAACGATTGTTTGATATTAATGAGTGGAAAATTACGGAACAAGGTTTTCATCCAGAAGATAACCGCCTTGCTGAATCGATGACAGCGATTGGGAACGGCCATATGGGAATGCGCGGAAATTTTGAAGAAGATTACTCTGGAGACACGCATCAAGGGATGTACGTCGCTGGTGTCTACTACCCAGACAAAACCCGAGTCGGCTGGTGGAAAAACGGTTATCCGGAATATTTCGCAAAAGTTTTGAATGCGGTGAACATCATGGGACTTCGTGTTTCAGTCAATGGGAAAAATGTCGATTTGAACGAGTGGGAAGTTGTCGATTTCAAACGGGAACTCGATATGCAACATGGTGTTCTGACACGGACGATGCTGATCAAAAATGGTGTGGAAGAAACAAAAATTGAATCAAAACGTTTCTTCTCGATCGTCGATAAAGAACTGGCTGCACTTCGATATACAGTCACACCCGTTAACTTTGATGCGGAAGTGGTCATCGAATCATACCTTGACGCTGACGTCGAAAACGAAGACTCCAACTATGATGAGAAATTCTGGCTTCCGGTAGAGCACGGAGCCGAAGAACGATTTGCCTATGTTACTTCTAAAACGAAGAAACTGGATTGGCACGTCACGGCTGCCATGATTACTGATGTTGAGGGCGCGAGATGTGAAGTGCTTGAAAGTACATTACAGTATGTCGCGAATCGTTTCACGAAACAGGTACCGGCGGGTGAAGCGGTGACAGTTGAAAAGTTAGTAGCACTCGTGACGAATCGTGACTATGAGATTGAAGACTTATTGGCGCAGGCGATGAAACGTGTGAATGATGCGTTTGAGAGTGGATTTGACACTGTACTTGCAGCACATGAAGCGGCCTGGTTGAAACACTGGGAAGAGGCAGATGTGAAGATTGAAGGCGATGTTGAAGCTCAACAAGGGATTCGTTTTAACATCTTCCATATGTTCCAAACGTATACAGGCGAAGATTCCCGCCTGAACATTGGACCAAAAGGATTTACCGGAGAAAAATACGGCGGAGCGACATATTGGGATACAGAAGCATACTGCCTGAACTTCTATCTTGCGACATCGAAGCCCGACGTTGCTTGGAACTTATTGAAGTATCGTCATAACCAACTGCCGCAAGCAAAAGAAAATGCGGATAAGAATGTTGGGATGAAGGGTGCTTTATACCCGATGGTGACGATGAACGGGGAAGAGTGCCACAATGAATGGGAAATCACGCATGAAGAAATTCACCGGAATGGTGCGATTGCCCATGCCATTTATAACTATACGAATTACACAGGAGATACATCCTACCTCGGACAATACGGCTTTGAAGTACTTGTTGAAATCGCACGTTACTGGGCAAGTCGCGTCAACTACGTCCCTCATAAAGATGTCTATATGATTCTTGGTGTCACAGGACCAAATGAGTACGAAAATAACGTCAACAACAACTGGTATACGAACTTAATGGCTGCTTGGTGTCTGGAATACGCTCAGACGGTCTATCGTCATCTCGAGCAAGAAGAACCGGCGCGTCTGGAAGAATTGATTCATCAATTAGCTATTACGGATGAAGAATTAGCTCACTGGGCCGATATTGATCAAAAAATGTATTATCCGAAAGACGATTCCGTTCCAGATGTGTTCATGCAACAAGATGGTTTTATGGATAAAGAACAGATTATGGTCGCGGATCTTGATCCAAAACATCTTCCTTTAAATCAAAATTGGTCGTGGGACCGTGTCTTACGTTCTGTCTTCATCAAACAGGCCGATGTCTTACAAGGACTCTATTTCCTGACGGATCGTTTCTCGATCGAAGAGAAGAAGAAGAACTTTGATTTTTATGAGCCGCGTACGGTCCATGAGTCCTCACTTTCACCGTGTATCTATTCCATCATCGCGGCCGAAGTAGGTTATGAAGAAAAAGCAATGGAACTTTATCAACGTTCCGCACGGCTTGATCTTGATAACTACAACAATGATACAGAGGATGGTCTCCACATCACATCGATGGTCGGATCGTGGATGTCGATCGTTCACGGGTTTGCCGGACTTCGTGTCGAGCAGGGAACGCTGTCCTTCAAACCGATGTTGCCGAAGGGCTGGACAAGTTATTCGTTCCGGATGCAATGGCGCGGACATCACATCTTGGTTCAGGTCAAACAGAACGAAGTATGTATCGAACAAAATGCAGGTGAAGCATTTACGTTACAGCTTCATGGTGAAACAGTTGAAGTCCCGTCAGAAGGAACGGTTACGATCCCGGCTTCGATGACTGTATGA
- a CDS encoding extracellular solute-binding protein gives MKKLVAGLSVSVMAIGALAACGGGTDSGSSDTSSEGGKKPTKIVIWEDTEKAETTKAAAKAFEEKEGVKVEVKEVKMTDQQKKVALDGPAGKGPDIILLPHDQIGTVVDQGLIAELKDGEKALEPFIDTAKSAVTFDGKVYGYPKAVETPILLFNKDELKEAPASMDDLYKISTEQKKDGKYGFLALWDNFYFAHGPIGGYGGYVFKENGGKLDPADIGLNNKGAVEGMDYIGKWYKEGLFPKGLIGGGGGQAMDQLFGDKKAVAVMNGPWAVASYKEKGINLGASALPKLPNGEAIKTFVGVKTYAVSAYSENQEWAEKFLASLTGEENAKAMFEKYNEIPPVTSLQEDATIKDNEVAAAVFAQSKDGVPMPNIAEMGQVWEPMAAALQLVATNKQDAQKSADDAVKQIKQQIEANNQ, from the coding sequence ATCAAAAAATTAGTAGCAGGTCTTTCAGTATCTGTCATGGCAATCGGTGCTCTTGCAGCATGTGGTGGTGGAACGGATTCAGGTTCTTCTGATACAAGTTCAGAAGGCGGTAAAAAACCAACTAAAATCGTGATTTGGGAAGATACAGAAAAAGCGGAAACAACTAAAGCCGCTGCTAAAGCATTTGAAGAAAAAGAAGGCGTCAAAGTTGAAGTCAAAGAAGTTAAAATGACGGATCAACAAAAGAAAGTCGCTCTTGATGGTCCAGCAGGAAAAGGTCCGGACATCATTCTTCTTCCACATGATCAAATCGGAACAGTCGTTGACCAAGGGTTGATTGCTGAACTCAAAGACGGTGAAAAAGCACTCGAACCTTTCATCGATACAGCTAAATCTGCCGTTACATTTGACGGTAAAGTTTACGGCTATCCTAAAGCTGTCGAAACACCGATTCTTCTTTTCAACAAAGATGAGTTAAAAGAAGCACCGGCTTCAATGGATGACCTATACAAAATTTCAACAGAACAGAAAAAAGACGGGAAATACGGTTTCCTCGCACTTTGGGATAACTTCTACTTCGCACACGGTCCAATCGGTGGATACGGTGGGTACGTCTTTAAAGAAAACGGTGGAAAACTTGATCCTGCTGACATCGGTCTCAATAACAAGGGTGCAGTTGAAGGAATGGATTACATCGGTAAATGGTACAAAGAAGGACTCTTCCCGAAAGGTTTGATTGGCGGTGGCGGTGGTCAAGCAATGGACCAATTGTTCGGCGACAAGAAAGCAGTCGCAGTCATGAACGGACCATGGGCAGTCGCAAGCTATAAAGAAAAAGGCATCAACTTAGGTGCTTCAGCACTTCCGAAGCTTCCAAACGGTGAAGCGATTAAAACATTCGTAGGTGTTAAGACGTATGCTGTTTCAGCTTACTCTGAAAACCAAGAATGGGCAGAAAAGTTCCTCGCGTCACTGACTGGCGAAGAAAACGCGAAAGCGATGTTTGAGAAATACAATGAAATCCCACCGGTCACTTCACTTCAAGAAGATGCAACAATCAAAGATAACGAAGTGGCAGCAGCCGTCTTCGCACAGTCTAAAGACGGTGTACCAATGCCGAACATCGCTGAGATGGGTCAAGTTTGGGAGCCGATGGCAGCAGCACTTCAACTCGTTGCTACAAACAAACAAGATGCACAAAAATCAGCTGATGACGCTGTAAAACAAATCAAGCAACAAATCGAAGCAAACAATCAATAA
- a CDS encoding alpha-amylase family glycosyl hydrolase, with translation MRRGVMLLLLPLLLSIGMFPQTSEAAGWEKERMYFIMVDRFENGDKSNDLEADPNDPKAFQGGDLAGVTKRLDYIKDEGFTSIWLTPIFKNRPNGYHGYWTDDYYEIDPHFGTKEEFKTLVEEAHKRDLKVVLDLVVNHLGPNHPLVKEKPDWFHKEQTIMNWNNKAEVENNWLFDLPDFNTENKEVVKYLIDVANYWVDETGIDGYRLDTVRHVPPAFWKTFIPAVKKEHPDLFLLGEVFDGDPRKIATYSKLGFDSVTNFPFYYGIKDQFARKNGSAEELDSVYNRDTTFNPKAMSLANFIDNHDLKRFITEAKIGGTADEERQLRLALFALYAAPGMPIVYQGTEVAMPGGEDPGNRMMMEFDKNDKMQEYVQTLNKMRKNYPAFETGKQRLVAKTDHMAVFERKAKDQSVLYAINLGEKKTTLRVKASEIGDDQRLRGLLFSDVVRQDGDAYEVTLDASSANGYVVERSQVNWVSLVAIGSIAPILALIILFVHRRRINRTKETH, from the coding sequence ATGAGACGAGGCGTGATGCTTCTCCTCTTGCCGCTTCTCTTGTCTATCGGAATGTTTCCGCAGACAAGCGAAGCTGCAGGGTGGGAAAAAGAACGAATGTATTTCATCATGGTCGACCGGTTTGAGAACGGTGACAAAAGTAATGATTTAGAGGCAGATCCAAACGATCCAAAAGCTTTCCAAGGCGGTGACTTGGCAGGTGTCACGAAACGTTTGGACTACATCAAGGATGAAGGATTCACATCGATTTGGCTGACACCCATCTTTAAGAACCGTCCAAATGGTTATCATGGGTATTGGACAGACGATTATTATGAGATTGATCCGCACTTCGGAACAAAAGAAGAATTTAAAACACTGGTCGAAGAAGCACATAAACGTGATCTTAAAGTGGTGCTCGATTTAGTCGTTAACCATTTAGGTCCGAATCATCCGCTCGTAAAAGAAAAACCGGACTGGTTCCATAAAGAACAGACGATTATGAACTGGAACAATAAAGCGGAAGTCGAGAACAATTGGCTGTTTGATTTACCGGACTTTAATACAGAAAATAAAGAAGTCGTGAAGTATTTGATTGACGTCGCGAACTACTGGGTGGATGAGACCGGAATCGACGGTTACCGACTCGATACCGTCCGTCACGTGCCACCGGCTTTTTGGAAAACATTCATACCGGCCGTCAAAAAAGAGCACCCGGATCTCTTTTTATTAGGCGAAGTATTTGACGGTGATCCGCGTAAGATTGCGACCTATTCGAAATTAGGATTTGATTCCGTGACGAACTTCCCGTTTTACTATGGGATCAAGGATCAGTTCGCCCGCAAAAATGGTTCAGCGGAAGAGCTGGATTCGGTTTATAATCGAGATACTACGTTTAATCCGAAAGCGATGTCACTAGCGAACTTTATTGATAATCATGATTTGAAACGCTTTATTACGGAAGCAAAAATTGGTGGGACCGCTGATGAGGAACGACAACTGCGTTTAGCCTTGTTCGCCTTGTATGCAGCACCCGGTATGCCAATCGTCTATCAAGGAACAGAGGTCGCGATGCCTGGTGGAGAAGATCCGGGAAATCGAATGATGATGGAATTTGATAAAAACGATAAGATGCAGGAATATGTACAGACGCTCAATAAGATGCGTAAGAACTATCCGGCTTTCGAAACAGGGAAACAACGGTTGGTGGCTAAAACCGATCATATGGCTGTCTTCGAACGAAAAGCCAAAGACCAGTCTGTCTTATATGCCATCAATTTAGGGGAAAAGAAAACGACGTTGCGTGTGAAAGCATCAGAAATCGGTGATGATCAACGCCTTCGGGGATTGTTGTTCTCTGACGTGGTACGTCAAGACGGAGATGCCTATGAAGTGACGCTCGATGCGAGCAGCGCGAACGGATATGTCGTGGAACGTTCACAGGTCAATTGGGTCTCGCTCGTTGCGATTGGATCAATCGCTCCAATCCTTGCCTTAATCATTTTATTCGTCCATCGACGACGGATCAATCGGACAAAGGAAACACACTAA
- a CDS encoding LacI family DNA-binding transcriptional regulator, which produces MQVTIKDVAREANVAPSTVSRVIANSPRISQKTKERVRQAMEELGYYPNVHARSLANRTTQAIGLVMPSAATKTLQNPFFSEVIRGISTKAHQNGYSLYMTTGVSEEEVYEGVVSMVQGRRVDGVVVLYSRTDDKVVQFLQDSKFPFVVVGKPFSDSSHVTYVDTDNYLAGREVTKYLHQLGHECIAFVGGSQDLAVTQERVGGYKTALMEEGLPIHESYIVSAPFMTTGGADAVKRLMSLEHPPTAVVVSDDMMALGVMSTLNEMEISVPDQMAVVSFNNLFIAEFSSPPLTSVEINIFGLGFEATNCLIEQMNEEATPYGKRVIVPHYLVVRQSCGGTVK; this is translated from the coding sequence ATGCAAGTAACAATCAAGGATGTCGCAAGAGAAGCGAACGTTGCACCATCAACGGTCTCACGTGTAATTGCCAACAGTCCGCGCATCAGTCAAAAAACAAAAGAACGTGTCCGCCAGGCGATGGAAGAGCTCGGCTACTATCCGAACGTCCATGCCCGGAGTCTTGCCAATCGAACGACTCAAGCCATCGGTCTTGTCATGCCTAGTGCGGCAACGAAAACACTTCAAAATCCGTTTTTCTCGGAAGTAATCCGCGGCATTAGTACGAAAGCACATCAAAACGGTTATTCCTTATATATGACGACAGGGGTTTCGGAAGAAGAAGTTTACGAAGGTGTTGTCTCGATGGTTCAGGGTCGTCGAGTCGATGGTGTCGTCGTCTTGTATTCCCGGACAGATGACAAGGTCGTTCAATTTTTGCAAGATTCGAAGTTTCCATTCGTCGTCGTCGGGAAACCATTTAGTGACTCCTCGCATGTCACATATGTTGATACGGACAATTATCTCGCAGGACGTGAGGTCACGAAGTATTTACATCAACTCGGACATGAGTGCATCGCGTTTGTCGGAGGATCGCAAGACTTAGCGGTCACGCAGGAACGGGTCGGTGGTTATAAAACAGCTTTAATGGAAGAAGGGCTACCAATCCATGAATCCTATATCGTCAGTGCACCGTTCATGACGACTGGCGGAGCGGACGCCGTCAAACGATTGATGTCGCTAGAACACCCGCCGACGGCTGTCGTCGTCAGTGATGACATGATGGCGCTTGGTGTCATGAGTACGCTGAATGAGATGGAAATCAGTGTACCCGATCAGATGGCGGTCGTCAGTTTCAACAATCTGTTCATCGCGGAGTTTTCCAGTCCGCCGTTGACATCGGTTGAAATCAACATCTTCGGTTTAGGGTTTGAAGCAACCAACTGCCTGATTGAACAAATGAACGAAGAGGCGACACCATATGGGAAACGTGTCATCGTGCCTCATTATTTAGTTGTTCGTCAATCTTGTGGCGGTACAGTGAAGTAA